A window of Melopsittacus undulatus isolate bMelUnd1 chromosome 10, bMelUnd1.mat.Z, whole genome shotgun sequence genomic DNA:
GAAAACCTTCAGCTCGAAGCCTTGCATGCTGCAGCAAGTGAGAGGAGGGAGCACTGCAATCACTATGCAGCTGCTGTGTCTGGCTTTATGGGGTGCTGATGAAGTGCTGTGCAGAGGCTCCTGCATGCTGGCAAGGTGTAATCTCAGAGAAAAGGGTGAACTGACTTGAGTTTAAAGCTCTGGAGAGCTGTGAGGGTTCCATGCTCTGCCTGTTTCCTCACAGAGCTATGTGATTAGATGAACATCACTTACAGAGGTGAACTGCCTCGTTCGTCTTGGCAGATGCGGTGCCATGATCACCTTTCACAACCACTGCTGCTTTCACTGATAGTGCTTCCTCCTATCCCCTCAGGGCCTCCCCATCTCCATGTACGGCGGCACTCTGATCCCCTCGCACCCGCAGCTGGCGGATGGCCCAGGAGGGCCCCTCTTTAATGGGCTCCATACTCCAGATCCTGCCTGGAATCCCATGATCAAAGTTGTCCAGAACTCGACAGAATGTACTGATGCTCAGCAGGTAGTGTGGCTGCCTTCTTCCACCTTTGCTTACCTAGGGCTtttacagtgctgtgctttggtttgattttcttcACTTTGGATAGGTGATGGGTTTTGTTCAGTTCTTTGCTGCTAGAATTGAAAATGTTTGCATGACTTCTCCCTACAGTGTGTGTgttcataaaaaaatatatggtgCTGTCCCTACCTACCAAACCTTTCAGGTGAAATAAGCAGCATTTCAAAACTGCTCAGCCAGGTAACAGACTGTGTTACAAGTGAGAGGGTTTATATTTGTACTCTGCATCTTTCAGGTTGTCAGTCAAACTTTGGCCAGAGCTGAAGAGGGCTGTCAGCCGCTGGACAGTCTGGTTATATTTGAGGGGGAAGCCTTCTGCTTGCCCTCTAGTGGTTAAACACTCTGTTAAAGGAacctttatttgttttcataatagccttgtctttttatttcttgctgtaGATTTGGCCTGGCACCTGGGCACCTCACATTGGAAACATGCATCTCAAGTACGTCAACTGATTTAAGGGGGTCTATCCTTTTTTAGCATTGTTTGGGAATCTTTATGATCTTGGAAGAATcctggggatttttttaatgtgcctAACTAAGCAATTTTCTGTGGGCTGGAACAATGAAAACTTAATGGCCCATTGTATAGCAACCAAGTGATTTACCTGTACAAACTAATTCTGTTCTCTGGTTAGTTTAGCCATTTTGAGCTTAAAAATCAGACAAAACTAGTGCTTTTGGCTAAACATTACTGAACGCTTGTATGCAGCAGAGAACTAGCTGATGACGTGATTTCAACCTATTAGGGTGGTAAATACATGTATAATTGTTTACAGacttaaaaggaaaagctgagtaAATTTCATGTCGTATAGTGGCTCTACTTTATGTAGCCTGTATTAATGTGAACTATTTACCTGAATATTCAATAAAAGGCAAACAGTATTTAGAGGTTGTGTGTGAGAATTTTGGAGGAGGCTGGATGGTATTGTCTTTGGTAGCTGCTGCGATGCACAGTGATGCATTTCTAAGGGTCCCAGAATTAGCACATGGATGCAGTCAGTATTTGGGGGAGATTTGATCCAGTCATCAGCTATAAATGTCTGCTGAGTCCTTCCCTCTGCCAGTTGGTAGCCTTGTATTTTTGGTCAGTGAACGTGGTTGTGCACTTGTTTTATGCCTTTCTGGATTAGTTCTGCTGCTGTTAGCACTCTTTTTCCAGGTGTGTTGCCTGAGATACAGGGCTTTGTTCAGGGGTTGGAAATAAAGGCTGAGTTGACAACATGGCAACTGATGCCATCTCATTTTGCAGGAGGTAAATAGGCAGCTTGTAAGTAAATGTAGTGCTTAACCTCACTTGATGTGACCAGCTACCTAGAAGCAGGTCTTGGGAAGGTTGAGACCACTTCCCACTAGAGCAAAACATGATATATTCAATTCTGAGCTTTTTGTAACACTTGGAATCTGGTAAGAGCTCTTCAAGTCCTTTTCATGAGAAGGATGGGGATTTTTGCATGCTGCTGAAGATGAACATTCATTCTCTACCCAGGTACAGAAGTTCTCCACTTCCTCCACTTGGACTCtgcttatttctgcttctgctcagtGGTGGAGGAGTAACTACACTGAACAGTTGGTTCATTCCTCAAGCAGCTATTGCAGTGCACATAGTGTTCAATCTGATGGGCCACTTTCAGTGGCCTCTCAGAGCAGGTGGAGACTTCTCCACCTTCTTTCACCTTCTCCAGACAACTCCTTACATGCAGCAGCAGAGTTTTCCCCAGAAAAAGCATGAGGAAGGGGTACTGAAATCCCAAAATGCACAAGCAGCATCCATGTACTGCTGGCAGATAAACCCCTGAGGTGCTGCTGGATGGTGTGTTCAGATATTTTTCCTAGTATTTGaggaagaaatgcaaaaaaaccatAGGGCTACTGCTGCCCTGCAGTAGTGCAGATGCCAAAGGAGGAGTACTAAGTGTTTTGAAGCAAGTGTAGTGCAAGAGGTGCCTGTGCTTGGAGTGAATTGCAGAGAAGGGGCCATAGGCCCACACCTCTTCCATCCCCTGTGTGGCACCACCATCTTCTCCTGTCCCATCCTGGGGAGTCACCATCCTCTATCCTGGGGGGCTACAGATCCATGCCAGTGGCACTGTGTACTCCATCACACTAAAGGTGAGCCCCAGCATGGAGATGGGGTTCTGGCCTTaactgccccagctctgcctcacTGAGGCAGCTCCTTCCTGAGCCAGGTCCCTTCTGGGGCTCTCCACCTCAGAACTTGGTGCTTGAGTGCATGGGCACCAGTGCTGGGCACTAAGGTCAGGCAGGCCCATGGGGTGGtggctgccctggcagcccaggggtggagggggagagggagcCCAGAGCTTTGTAGGAAGATACTGCTGAAAGTTGGCCCTGTCACTGTcctgtggtgctgctggcagtgctgctggcaccGTGGGTACAGTGCTGGTCCCTCAGGGCTAGAGCTGGGGCAGGCGCAGGAGCTCCCACAGGATGTCTGCAAGCCCTGGGGGAAGGTGCTAGTTGGCAGGGCTCCCTCCAGGACTACCCTAGGCCTGTGTCCTGCCAACCCCCTGGTTCAGCAGTTGACTAGATCCTGTTCTTTGCCATCTGTCCTCTTGGGTAGTGTGTGCCCAGCCCTGAGCTGGGCCTGTTTCTTTTGGGCCCCAGGTGCTGGCTTTGTCGTGTGCCTCCACAAGCTTACCTGGGCCGGGAGCCAGGCTGGGTTGATGTGGGATGTGCAATGTGCATTTGTTGTGCTGGGACAGGCCTGTCCTGTGCAGCAACTCTGGGCTCATGGCTGGAGCCTGGCTGCAGGGTCATTAGGGATAGGGGCACAAGGCAGCAGACACAGCACACAGGCTGGCACAGCCTTGGTGCGGTGCACACTGTGCACCCAGCAGGCTGGAGGACGTCTCCCATCCAACCCTGTGCGTTGCCTTCAGAagcagggcacagcagggcATCTGAACTAATGGGAACGGGTCCCCATGGTGCCAATGGGAGGCACCCAGCCTTTGCTCTTTGATAGCTGCAGAAGCCACCCCAAGCCAGCCACCTCTGTGCTGGGGTGGGTGTCAGGCTTGGGCAAAGTGCCCCAGGGCTGGCCTTGCCTTCCCAGCAGTACAGGGGTGGCTGGGCTGTCAGTATCATGTTGAGGTACCCACGTTGAGGCTGAACACCCGTATGCTGTACTCTGGCAGAGCATCAAGGGGAAGGAACAATGTAGGAGTtgctgctgggcagggtggGTGTCACAGTCTGCTGTGCGGAAgccccccagtgtccccaggcCATAGACAAGTGCTGGGTCGCACCCCTGCCCCCAGCtctggctgtggtgctgggggtggCCGGGGCTGACAGAGCCTGACAGCCCCCTGCTTTTGGCAGGTACCCGCATCATCTACGACCACAAGTTCCTGCTGGAGTGCAAGAATTCACCCGTGGCCAGGacccctccctgctgcctgccccagacCCCCGGTGCCACATCCCTGGCCCAGTCCAGCCTCGTCAAGCTGGAGGAGCTCAAGGAGCGGAATGAGAGCAAAGAAGCCGTGCCAGgtgagcagctcagcacacCCTGTGTCTGTGTGGGGACACAGTGGGGCTTCCATGAGGCCCCAGACCCAAGAGGAGGTGCTGGCTCAGCCCCTTACAGCTCCTGATGCTTTCTGCCTGCACAGTTTTCCCAAGGCACCCCCATCCTAACCCCTCCCTCTCTATGTGCCCTTGCAGATCAAGACCACTTTGAGATGGACATCTGAGTTTCCAGCTCCCCGTCTCCAGGCCATGGCTGGGCCTGTTCCTGGGCCTCGTGGAGGTGCTGGCACCGTGACCAGCTGGCTGCAGCACTCTctgatgctggggatggatgtGTGACACTTCAGGCTCTAGCACAACTGGCTGGTGCAATTGCCTAGGAGCTCATGCTTGATCAATAAACACCATGAAACCCCTGTGTTGACCCAGTGCCTTTATGTTTGGGCTCAGTTTGTGTGCTAAGAGCCCTGGGAAGGGGAGCTGAAGAGGAGGTGAACAGCACCAGGTCGTGCATCAAAGTCCTGCAGGCCAGGGGTACGGAGCACTGGGCCCCAAGGGCTGCTCCCAGGCTCGAGGTGCCACATGTAGTCTGGGTCCTGTCCAGGGTGAGTGTCACCATTCTGGGCTTATCTGACCTGGGGAGCAGCATTAGCACTGTAATGTTTGTCCCTGTGTCTTTCTGCCCCTGTAGCAACCTACATTTCTCAAGGTCCCAGGCTTGGGACAGGAGCCCAGATGGGAGcatgggctgcagctgcagcacaagccCCGGCTGTGCCAGGCTGCTCTGGTTCCCAGCCAGCTGCCAGGGCTGTGGGTACTGTTGCCTTCTGCAGAAGCGTTGGGCAATGTGTCTGCTGCTGTGGGTTCCCCCACACTGCCAAAGGGCAAGGCTAGAGGGGTGGCCAGTGCACCCCTTCCCTGGGGGTGCTGCCAGGGGCACTCATTCCTTTCTTGTGGGCTGTGAGCACCATGCCATGAACATGGACTCACCCAGCAATCCCACCTCCTGTTGCTCCAGGGAGAGAACCAGGACCAGTCTGGTGCCAGAACCCCGGGGGCAGATTAGTGCCATTTATTAAACATAATATACTGAATTGTCACTAAAATGTCATGATTAAAATCCCCTTGTCCTGGGCAAGGAGTGGGAGGCAGGGGCAGTGCCCAGGCCCCCTTGGGCAgctgcagcccctctcctgcTGTGGTGCTAGGTCCAGACTGCCCTGCTCCTCAGTCCGCAGCCCCAGCTCTGTCATCAGGGCTCCTCCTGGccaggctcaggctcaggctcaggctcagcACTTCCATCCGTGTCACCATCCACTGCAGGCAGGCTCCTGCTCTCGGCGATCAGGCGCTTTACCCCCACCAGCCACTGGCTCACCTCATTCACATGGTCCACCATGAGCGAGCGGTGGATCTCATCAGccacatcccagtgctgctgctggagctctgccaGGAAAGGAGAACCCATCAGTGGTGCAGGCTCAGCCTCCCTGCCTGGTGGACAGCCCGGATGCAGCCTCCTTGCCCCTCACCTTGCACCAGGAGgctcatcctcttcctcacagGGGCTGACAACTTCCCCTGAGCCCACGCGTCCTCCAGCACCGTCAGACGCCGCCCGATGTCGTCGCACACTTGTTTCTGAAGGCAGAGATGAGCTGGGTGAGGCTGTGCCCCTGTGCAGTGCAGGTCAGGCAGCAGGAGGGGGTCTCACCTGCACGCTGGGGCGGCAGGCAGCCAGGGCCTCCCTCAGCGGGGCCAGCACCGTGTCTGCGGGCACACTGCACTCCTCGGGGCTCGCTGCTGCGCTCGGCTTCCTGCTCTCCGCTCGGGGGGGGCTGATGGGACCCAGAGGAGGTGGGCCCAGTGCTCGAgggggtgatgctgctgcaggggctgagggGGCACTGCCTGGGTCTGGAGGAGGCCCTGCAAGAGGAGGCACTGGTGGAGCCCCATCAGCCCGACAGGCGCCAGGACCTGTGCACCCGTCAGCCCATCCCACCTGTAACCCCTTTCAGAGCCGGCAGCACACGGGGACCTCAGGCCCCAGGACCCCGTTCCGGTGCTGCCGCTGTGCCGGCACTGCCCGGcctgagggagaggagggagggagaagaacGGGGGTGCCCGGCTGGGCAGCAGTCACAGGGTGCGCTGAGGTGGTGCTGACCTGGGGGTGCCCCCGCGGGCGGTGGGGGGGCCCTGCGGGTGAGGGGGGTTCGCTTGGGCCCCCCAGCCTGCGCCTGCAGCCCGTACGAGAACTGGGGGGGATCGTTCCAGCCACGCTCCTGGTTCCCTGCGGCAGCAAAGGGCACGGTGAGACCCAGAGAGGAGCCGAGAGGACACCGGATCCGGGGTGCTCCAGGACGGGGTTACCCCTCCCCAGTAACCATCCTCCCGGGGCTCCCCACATCAGACACGGACCCACTGCTCCCCCCGGGACACGGCACCTCGGGGCTCCCGCACAGCAGCACCGGGACCCGGCCCCGCTCCGGACCGAGACCCGCACGGATGGCTCCGGACCGCAGCTGCAGACCCGGGACCCGATCCCGACCCAGGCCCCGAACCCCGGTCTCGGTGCCCCAGTTCCGGAAGCGCAGCACGTCCCGCGCCCCCTCACCCGGCTTCACGTAGAGCTCCGCCATGGCGCCACGTCACTGCCGGCCCTGCCCCTTCCTCCCGGCGCAGAGGGGCGGGGCAGGAAGGGGCAGGGCCCCGCTGGGCTTGCACGGGTAGAGCCGGGGCCTGGAAccgggagcggggccggggcggcggggccggggctggagccggggccggggccggggctggaGTCGGGGCTGGGGTGTTGGGCCCCggcccccggccccggcccgctATGGGGTGTGCAGCAGGGCTCGCCTCAGGCGGAAGACTTCCAGGAAGGAGAAGAGCCCCCGCTTGCGgaccccggccccggccgcgcCGCCGCTGCCCCCGCTCGCCTTGGCTGCCCCGCCGGCCGCGTCCCCCGAGCCCGCCGGGGCTCCGCCATCCGCGGCCCTCGCCTTTGCTCCCGGGGCAGCAGCCACCAGGCACTTCTGGTACTGCACCTGCGGGAGAGGGACATAGagtgctggggagcacagcACCGGAGGGGCTGCTGGCTCCAGGGGTCAGGCACGGCACGACCATGGCGTGGGGCACAACACAGTGTGGCTCTGAGGTCACATGCAACGTGATGTGGGTATGGGCTGGGACCCAGCGTGGTATTGCCATAGGGTCCTATGCAACACATTGTGGCCATGGAGTTACATGCATTGTGGCCTCAGCACGGGAGGGGACACAACGTGATGGTGTAACCATAGGGGTCAGAGCCGACATGGTGTGGCCGTGGGATGGGGCACACACAGCATCCACACGAGACACAACCCAACCAGACATGGCTGTGGGTTGGACACGGCACTGTGGGGTctgtcccctcctgcccctgctgccctccccagTCCCCAGCTTTGCCTGGCTCTGTCACATCCTcgcctcctgcagctcccagtgggGTCGGAAGCCAGGGGGCAGAGCACACCCCACTCCAGCTCACCATGCAGGCTGCCTGCACTGCTTCCGAGATGCTGCCAGCATTGGGCTCACACCAGAAGGCCGTGCACTGGAAGCGTCGCCCCGTGTCCACGATGAGTGCGAAGGTGTGGGCATCATGGCCCACCCCCAGGAAGGTCACATACCGGACCTGGCACTCCCAGATGTGCGCcgcatcctcatcctcctgtgGAGACCCTGTGGGATCATCCACCCCTGGCCACCCCcaggcagccccacagctccctctgCCGGGAGGCCGGGCTCCCTATGGGGGTTGCTTGTCCCACCCCAGAGACAGCAGGGTCCCCACGTCCCCCTCCCCACCTGTGCAGGGTGCACCCTCATGGCCGTGTCAGACACGTGGATGAGGGACGGCATCCAGTGCTCCCGCCCAGGGCCCCTCGTCAGCTTCTCAATGGCCTCATTCAGCACATCCATCCCTAGGGAGCAGGAGACCCCATcccaccagccctgccccagTTGGAGgccccacaggcagggacaccccttgctggggcagagctgcttggacatcccatggcagggagtgTCTCAGGTGTTCCCTGGTTGTGGCGAGGCCAGAGGCACTTACCCATGgccctgggcacaggcaggCTGCCAATGTACAGTGCCTCATAGGTCTGTATGGATTGCCTCACTGCTTCCAAGATATCCACTGCCAGGACAGGAGAGAGAGCGGGTGGGGGGGCAGGACCATCCTGTCACCCCCTATCCCCAAGGACACTGGAGACATGGCCTTGCAGGCCAAAGGCATCCCAGTGCcccagggcaggctgtgggCTGGTACCTTGCAGTGGCAGGTCCTCCGTGGAGCTGGGCCTCAGCATGGTGGCCCGAGGCAGCCCGCTGCTCGCTACAGCTCGCTCAGCCACGATCTGCAAGAGACGAGGGTCCCGGTGCCTCCTCCCACCCTGAGCCCCCCCGGCCGTGCCCACACCAGCCAGGACCCCTGCATCCCACCTTGGAGCACATTTCATGCAGGGCCTTGGCAATGCCCTTAGCGGGCACATTGCAGTGGAAGACATGACACTTGAGGACGCAGGTGTCCTTGTCACTGGCCACGAAGGCGAAGTCTCTGCAAGGCCATGAGTGAGATGGTGAGACCCTGGCAGACATCATGCATCCCCTGCCCTCTGCCttgcccccagtgccccccttACCTGTCCCTGCAGCCACAGTAGCAGTTGGTAGGGACAAGAGGGAATAGGTTAGTGCAGATGCTTCTCCTGCCCCAGGCAGAGCCACCCCCAGCCTCTGGCTGTGCCCTGGCCCCCAGACCTGCCGTTGTTGCACCCAACACCCCAGACGCGGATGTTGAGGATGGGCTGGCGGTGGATGAGGCTGCGGTCAAGAGGGTCCACCAGGCTCATGGTGTCCTTCTTCAGGATCATCACCAGGTCCTGGCCCTGCAGGAGGTCAGTGGCTCCCTCAGCCTGACAGATGGcctgggcagccccagcacccagcccagTAGTAGGGATATCCCTGTCCCTCAGGGATGTCCTACTCAGCCCCAAGTGTGGGGACAGCCCTGCCCACCCCACGGCTCTCCCCAGGTACTATTTCCATGTGTAGGGACAGCCTGCCCAGGCATCCCTGGCACCATCTCTGAGGGACAGACCTGTCAGACCACCCCATGATGTGGGGAGAGCTGATCTGCCACCAGCACTGGTCCTGTATCCCACCTCTCTCCCACCTCACAGCACGGTCCCCATTGGTGGGACTCTGGCAGCACCATCCCATGCTCTCACCTCACCCTGGTTCTCGGCAGAGCCCTGGCCCTTGCTGTTGGAGAGCTGCTGGATGCAGTTGTTGACAGCGATGCTGCTCTTGCCGGGTGCCAGGTCCTCCTCGGGGATCTCCACCCAGCCCAGTGAGCGCACAGCAAAGCACTGACAGAGACACACAGGGCTTCAGACACCCCCACACCCCTGTCATGCCAGCGGGGTCACCCTCCTCTGCCATCTGCTGCCTGTCccctctgccagccccagcctgggtGCAGTACCTTGGAGCCGGGCTCTGAGCTCTGGAAGTCGTCTCCACGCCAGGGCAGTGAAGTCCTGCAGAGGGACAGGGTGGTGAGGGAATGGCTCCCACACATTAGCACAGGCTTGGGGCATAGCCTGGCACCAGTGCATCCCCATGCTGCCAGCTGGGAAGCTTCCCATGGAGGTGACAACCAGCATGGGCTTTCCAGCTGCAACATGTGGggctgctctggtgagaccacCAGGTCCCAGAGCCCAGCAGTGGTCAAgggtcagccttacctccggGACAGCGAggccatggggctgggaatgggccTGTCCTTTGACGAGTGCTTTGCCATGGAGGCATGGTAGTCctgggagagaagagggaagaggTGAGGGCAGCAAGAGAGGCTGCTGGGAGGCACTAGGTAGGAGCCCTTCCTCCCTTTGCACCTCAGCTTGTGGGCATCCCATTTAGCCGGGATTAGGCCAACATGAGGCCTGCTGGAGGCTTTCAAGGGTCTTAACCCTGCCCAGGAacaggctgagcagagcttTGGGGTGACAAAGACAGGCCTGCTCCAAGGAGAGGCTGGACCAGGAATGCCCAGCTAGTCC
This region includes:
- the SRA1 gene encoding steroid receptor RNA activator 1, translated to MAELYVKPGNQERGWNDPPQFSYGLQAQAGGPKRTPLTRRAPPPPAGAPPGPPPDPGSAPSAPAAASPPRALGPPPLGPISPPRAESRKPSAAASPEECSVPADTVLAPLREALAACRPSVQKQVCDDIGRRLTVLEDAWAQGKLSAPVRKRMSLLVQELQQQHWDVADEIHRSLMVDHVNEVSQWLVGVKRLIAESRSLPAVDGDTDGSAEPEPEPEPGQEEP
- the APBB3 gene encoding amyloid-beta A4 precursor protein-binding family B member 3, which translates into the protein MLGKDYMLAIVLVNCDDNLWSDQSLETDPDLPPGWRKICDSLGTYYWHVPTGTTQWQHPAHTAGPAGRPEADGEETSQGMDYHASMAKHSSKDRPIPSPMASLSRRTSLPWRGDDFQSSEPGSKCFAVRSLGWVEIPEEDLAPGKSSIAVNNCIQQLSNSKGQGSAENQGEGQDLVMILKKDTMSLVDPLDRSLIHRQPILNIRVWGVGCNNGRDRDFAFVASDKDTCVLKCHVFHCNVPAKGIAKALHEMCSKIVAERAVASSGLPRATMLRPSSTEDLPLQVDILEAVRQSIQTYEALYIGSLPVPRAMGMDVLNEAIEKLTRGPGREHWMPSLIHVSDTAMRVHPAQEDEDAAHIWECQVRYVTFLGVGHDAHTFALIVDTGRRFQCTAFWCEPNAGSISEAVQAACMVQYQKCLVAAAPGAKARAADGGAPAGSGDAAGGAAKASGGSGGAAGAGVRKRGLFSFLEVFRLRRALLHTP